The Terriglobus roseus sequence CTGACGCGATCCTCCGTTGCGGTCGATCTCAGCATGCGCATCACCGCTGACGTTTACTAGACGAGATGAGCACCTTTGACACGGCACGCTTGGACGCCGCTCTGCGCGGCACGATCTTCCATGGCAAGCTGCATCACTTCGCCACCGTTGACAGCACGAACACGCGCGCGCTGGCCGATGCGCAGGTTGGGGCCGAGGCCGGACAGGTTTACCTCGCGGATGAGCAGACCGCGGGCCGAGGTCGTGGTGGCCACTCATGGCACTCCGAGCCCGATCGGGGGCTCTATCTCACTGTGCTCGTGCGACCCACCATCAAGGGCAACGAAGCTCTCAAGCTATCGCTCGCGACCGGTATCGCCGCAGCCGATGCCATCCATGCGGTCACCGGGCGCAGCATTGACCTCCGCTGGCCCAATGACCTGGTCATCGCGGAGGACCATGGCCCGAGCAGAAAGTGCGGCGGCGTCCTGACGGAGTCTGCACTCACACCTGACGGGTCGTTGCGACACGCGGCCATTGGAATCGGGATCAATCTCAATCAGGCGGAATTTCCCCCTGATCTCTCCGAAGCTGCAACATCACTCAAGCGAGCATGGGGACACACCGTCTCCCGTGAAGATCTGGCCATCACCCTCCTCCTGGCTCTTCACACAGAGCTGGAATACCCCGACACCACGCTCTATGACCGGTTCGAGCAACGTAGCACGTGGGCGCGCGGCAAGCACGTCCGCGTGGCCGAGGACGAAGGCTATACTGGCACCACCGCTGGGCTTACATCGGACGGTCTGCTGCGCGTCCAATGTGACGACGGCGAGACGCGCATAGTAAGGCACGGCGGCGTTCGCGAGTTGTAGATCACAACAACCGACGACAAGCAGAGGAGCGCCCAATGCTGCTGGCGATCGATGTAGGTAACACCAATACCGTCATGGGGCTTTACCGGCCCGCAACACCCGAAGCACCTGCTGTGCAGACGCATTGCTGGCGCATCGCAACACCCGTTCAGCGCACGCTGGACGAGCTTCGTATGATCGTCCGCGGCATGTTCACGATGGACGGCGTCGACATCCAGACAGTCACCGGCATCGCAATCTCATCCGTGGTGCCGCCCATTGATTCCCTCTTCCGCGATGTGATCGAGAAGCTCTTCGGCATGAAGCCGCTCTTCGTCGAACCCGGCGTAAAGACCGGCCTTCCGGTTCTGACGGATAATCCCGCAGAGGTCGGCGCAGACCGCATCGTGAACTGCGTCGCAGCTTTCGAGCGCTACGGTGGACCAACCATCGTCGTCGATCTGGGCACAGCCACCACTTTCGATGTCATCTCCGCGCGCGGTGAGTTCCTGGGTGGAGCCATCGCGCCGGGCCTCGGCATCAGCGCGGATGCGCTCTTCAACTCGGCCGCTCGACTGAGCCGCGTCAACATTCGTAAGCCGTTGAAGGTCATCGGCACGGGTACGGTCGACAACATCCAGATCGGCCTCTTCTATGGTTACGTCGGCCTCATCGACGGCATCTGTGACCGCATGATTGCGGAGCTTGGGCCGGAGACAAAGGTCATCGCAACAGGCGGCTACGCGAAGCTGCTGGCGGAAAGTTCGCGCACGATAAAGCACGTGGACGAAAACCTGACGCTGGACGGTGTACGCCTGATCTACGAGCGTAATCAGGACCGCGTCCGGCGCCGCGCGCAGGCCAACTCACAACACCATGCGAACCGCGCCGAATAACATCCGCAATCACCACCCGCAAGAAGGCGCAGTGCAGAATTACTTCAATTACTTTACGGAAATCGAGACACGCTTCCAGGCGCGCCGCGGCAGCATTCTGCTGCTGAGCACGCTTGACTGGGCTTTGATCGAAACATGGCGCGAGGCAGGCATTCCTCTCGAAGCCGTGCTGCGCGGCATCGACAACGCTTTCGACAAGTACGACCAGCGATCGCAAAGGGCCGGCGGCCGTCTGCGCAAAGTGAATGGTCTGGCATGGGTCGCGCAGTCCGTGATGGAGACGACCGAGGAGATGCTGGAAGCAGCCATCGGCGGAGCAAAGCCATCCGCACAGGAACCGCAGGACAGCGGTTTTGAAGCCGCTCGTGTCGCTGCCTATCTGCACGCAAATGCTGATGCGCTCGATGCCGCTTCCCTGCCCTCTGCATCCGCCGAAACGATCAGCAGCATCGCGGCAAAATTGCGCGCGATGGCGACGGAAGTCGCGATGCAGCAGCAGCCCGATAACGAAGCGCTCGAAGGCACGCTGACCGCGCTGGAAGAACGCATGTTCGCCGCGTTGACGTTAGGCGCCACGGAAAACGAAACGGTAAGCCTGCGAGCACAGGCAGCGCGCGAGCTTGCCCCCTACCGCGGGAAGATGAGTGCCGTGCAACTGAAGCAGGTGACCGAGCAGTTCCTGCACAAGCGCCTGATGGAGGCGCGTGGCCTGCCACGTCTGAGCCTCTTCTACATGAGCCTCGGATGAAGCCTCAACACAGTTCGCCAGAGAGCGTCCTCACCGCGATCACCAGTGCCCTCGAGGAGCGTACCGTGCCGCTCTGCCAGCACTTTGGAGAGTGCGGTGGTTGCCAGCTGCAGCATCTGCCGCAGGCATCGCAACTGACGGCAAAGCAGGCAATGCTACTTGACGTGCTGAAGCGTGCCGGCGTCGCGACGCTGCCGGAGATACAGGCCCACGCAGCCAAACCTTGGCACTATCGCAACCGTGTCCGCCTGCGTGTCGACGGCAACGAAATCGGCTACAGCCGAAGAGCGAGCAACGAATTCCTGCCTATCGGCATGTGTCCCATCGCGTCTCCACTACTCTTACAGATGGCGATGACGGCTCGCGACCTGGTCCGGATCGGTACCGTGCAGTGGCCCACAGCCACGAGCACCATCGAATTCTTCTGCGACAGCGAAGAACGAAGTGTGCAGCTGTCGCTTCAGCTCGATGCAACGGTTGGCACTGTCGAACGTGATGCGCCGCGCCACCTGCGCGCTCTGTGCGAAGCATTGCATGCGCGGCACCCACAACTCATCGGTGCAGGACTATCCGTCGGCGGCACACCCGATCCAAAGCAGACGCGCCGCGTACAGGAGAGCATTCGCGTTGAAATCGCACGCTGGGGCTCGCAACAACTCACCTACTCTGTACGAGGCCGGGACTATGCGATTACGCGCAACGCCTTCTTCCAGGTGAATCGCTTCCTCACCGCAACCATGGTGGATCTCGTCGTTGGCGATCGTAGAGGGTCACTCGCGTTCGATCTCTTCGCTGGCGCCGGCCTCTTCTCTGTGCCCCTGACCGAGCGATTCGATCAGGTCATCGCGGTCGAGATCGGGGAACCTGCCGCAAGCGATCTTGCAGCGCATCTTCGCGCGTGCGGACCTCAGCACCAGGCACGTCGCAGTACAACGCGCGACTTCCTACAGAAAGAAGCACCACGCATCGCGCAGCGTCCCGATCTGGTACTGCTCGATCCGCCACGCGCAGGCCTTGGTGCCCCGACGGTGAATGCCCTGGCCCGAACTGGCACGCGTGAGATCGTCTATGTCTCATGCGACGCAGGAACCTTCGCGCGTGACGCAAGGTCACTGCTAGAATCCGGCTACACTCTGACAACGTTGCATCTGCTCGACCTCTTTCCCCAGACCTTTCATACCGAAACCATCGCGGTCTTCCGTCTCTGACGGCCCCGCGAGGAGGCCTGC is a genomic window containing:
- a CDS encoding class I SAM-dependent RNA methyltransferase, producing MKPQHSSPESVLTAITSALEERTVPLCQHFGECGGCQLQHLPQASQLTAKQAMLLDVLKRAGVATLPEIQAHAAKPWHYRNRVRLRVDGNEIGYSRRASNEFLPIGMCPIASPLLLQMAMTARDLVRIGTVQWPTATSTIEFFCDSEERSVQLSLQLDATVGTVERDAPRHLRALCEALHARHPQLIGAGLSVGGTPDPKQTRRVQESIRVEIARWGSQQLTYSVRGRDYAITRNAFFQVNRFLTATMVDLVVGDRRGSLAFDLFAGAGLFSVPLTERFDQVIAVEIGEPAASDLAAHLRACGPQHQARRSTTRDFLQKEAPRIAQRPDLVLLDPPRAGLGAPTVNALARTGTREIVYVSCDAGTFARDARSLLESGYTLTTLHLLDLFPQTFHTETIAVFRL
- a CDS encoding biotin--[acetyl-CoA-carboxylase] ligase — its product is MSTFDTARLDAALRGTIFHGKLHHFATVDSTNTRALADAQVGAEAGQVYLADEQTAGRGRGGHSWHSEPDRGLYLTVLVRPTIKGNEALKLSLATGIAAADAIHAVTGRSIDLRWPNDLVIAEDHGPSRKCGGVLTESALTPDGSLRHAAIGIGINLNQAEFPPDLSEAATSLKRAWGHTVSREDLAITLLLALHTELEYPDTTLYDRFEQRSTWARGKHVRVAEDEGYTGTTAGLTSDGLLRVQCDDGETRIVRHGGVREL
- a CDS encoding type III pantothenate kinase yields the protein MLLAIDVGNTNTVMGLYRPATPEAPAVQTHCWRIATPVQRTLDELRMIVRGMFTMDGVDIQTVTGIAISSVVPPIDSLFRDVIEKLFGMKPLFVEPGVKTGLPVLTDNPAEVGADRIVNCVAAFERYGGPTIVVDLGTATTFDVISARGEFLGGAIAPGLGISADALFNSAARLSRVNIRKPLKVIGTGTVDNIQIGLFYGYVGLIDGICDRMIAELGPETKVIATGGYAKLLAESSRTIKHVDENLTLDGVRLIYERNQDRVRRRAQANSQHHANRAE